The proteins below are encoded in one region of Pedococcus aerophilus:
- a CDS encoding VOC family protein: MTTVTPYLSVHDGSAALAFYVAAFGATVVERFDDGDRLAHATLAVDSATFHVSDEYQDLGAYSPSTLGHATSATVLGVEDPDRTFAAAVGAGATATRPVADDPGGRSGWLVDPFGHRWNIRRA, encoded by the coding sequence ATGACGACCGTGACCCCCTACCTCAGCGTCCATGACGGATCGGCGGCTCTGGCCTTCTACGTCGCGGCCTTCGGGGCGACCGTGGTCGAACGCTTCGACGACGGTGATCGGCTCGCCCATGCGACCCTCGCCGTCGACAGCGCGACCTTCCACGTCTCCGACGAGTACCAGGACCTCGGCGCCTACTCCCCGTCGACGCTCGGCCATGCCACTTCGGCCACGGTCCTCGGTGTCGAGGACCCCGACCGGACCTTTGCGGCCGCAGTGGGGGCCGGTGCGACCGCCACCCGACCGGTGGCTGACGACCCCGGCGGCCGATCGGGATGGCTGGTGGACCCGTTCGGCCACCGCTGGAACATCCGTCGCGCCTGA
- a CDS encoding aminoglycoside phosphotransferase produces MAPAHLVPDGSAPSPVTTATVPAVPARVLDLFAVPDDVRPLPGGHGGSVVAGDLVLSPGRDATTQDWLSPVLARLAVGLDLERPRAMRIAMPIPSRAGSWVVDGWAASRYEPDTTACTDLDVLVATGRVLHARLDVTVRERPAGLDERNDRWARADRLVWGPADALAAAVAPYGSEAKRWVGELDPDADLGPDQLVHGDLAGNVLLDAHGTPVVIDLAPYWRPALWAEAVCVLDAVTWHGADPAVVDSWSQGRECQAMLRARLFRLLSDPPAGHPTLR; encoded by the coding sequence ATGGCGCCTGCGCACCTCGTGCCCGACGGCTCGGCTCCGTCGCCGGTCACCACCGCCACGGTCCCGGCGGTCCCGGCTCGGGTGCTCGACCTGTTCGCCGTCCCCGACGACGTCCGGCCGCTGCCCGGCGGCCACGGCGGCAGCGTCGTGGCCGGCGACCTCGTGCTCTCGCCGGGGCGGGACGCGACGACCCAGGACTGGCTCAGCCCGGTGCTCGCCCGTCTCGCTGTCGGACTGGACCTCGAGCGACCACGCGCGATGCGGATCGCCATGCCCATCCCGTCACGAGCTGGGTCGTGGGTCGTCGACGGCTGGGCAGCGAGCCGCTACGAACCCGACACGACCGCCTGCACCGACCTCGACGTCCTGGTGGCCACCGGCCGGGTGCTGCATGCCCGTCTTGACGTCACCGTGCGCGAGCGACCGGCCGGCCTCGACGAGCGCAACGACCGGTGGGCTCGAGCCGACCGCCTGGTCTGGGGGCCGGCGGACGCGCTGGCAGCCGCCGTAGCGCCATACGGGTCCGAGGCGAAGCGATGGGTCGGTGAGCTGGACCCCGACGCCGACCTCGGGCCGGACCAGCTCGTCCACGGCGACCTCGCCGGCAACGTCCTGCTGGACGCGCACGGGACACCGGTCGTCATCGACCTCGCGCCGTACTGGCGGCCTGCGCTGTGGGCCGAGGCGGTCTGCGTCCTGGATGCGGTGACCTGGCACGGTGCCGACCCGGCCGTGGTCGACTCCTGGAGCCAGGGTCGAGAGTGCCAGGCGATGCTGCGGGCGCGGCTCTTCCGCCTCCTCAGCGACCCACCGGCGGGACATCCGACGCTACGGTGA
- a CDS encoding cobalamin biosynthesis protein CobB → MTIQPPPGAVPTDPTPGPTDAPASAAHAGESAAYPQDVFIPGEPTDSAVVPEGDRVGKGAIHLVHLYPREMSIYGDLGNTRALAARIRRHGYSPVVHQHHPGSAFPETVHLVLGGGGQDSGQVRVEEDLEQIADRLRGLAAEGTPMLMICGMYQLFGNAFITVEGKRLPGLGILDVTTQGNAKRMIGPVVLDTEFGDVVGYENHSGSTTLGSGQAAFGTVKSGFGNNGTDQTEGARTGNVFGSYLHGPILPANPALADALIGLAAERATGRPFEPVAQDDAFADEARTRQVRRLVKR, encoded by the coding sequence ATGACCATCCAGCCACCCCCCGGTGCGGTCCCGACCGACCCGACGCCCGGCCCGACCGACGCGCCGGCCAGCGCCGCCCACGCGGGTGAGTCCGCGGCATACCCGCAGGACGTCTTCATCCCCGGTGAGCCGACGGACTCCGCGGTGGTCCCCGAGGGCGACCGCGTCGGCAAGGGCGCCATCCACCTCGTGCACCTCTACCCGCGCGAGATGAGCATCTACGGCGACCTCGGCAACACGCGTGCGCTCGCCGCCCGCATCCGCCGCCACGGGTACAGCCCCGTCGTCCACCAGCACCACCCGGGCAGCGCGTTCCCCGAGACGGTGCACCTCGTCCTCGGCGGTGGCGGCCAGGACTCCGGCCAGGTCCGCGTCGAGGAGGACCTCGAGCAGATCGCCGACCGGCTGCGCGGCCTCGCCGCAGAAGGCACGCCGATGCTCATGATCTGCGGGATGTACCAGCTCTTCGGCAACGCCTTCATCACCGTCGAGGGCAAGCGCCTGCCCGGCCTCGGCATCCTCGACGTCACGACCCAGGGCAACGCCAAGCGCATGATCGGCCCGGTCGTCCTCGACACCGAGTTCGGGGATGTTGTGGGCTACGAGAACCACTCTGGCTCAACGACTTTGGGCTCCGGCCAGGCTGCCTTCGGCACGGTGAAGTCGGGATTCGGCAACAACGGCACCGACCAGACCGAGGGCGCCCGCACCGGCAACGTATTCGGCTCCTACCTCCACGGCCCGATCCTGCCCGCGAACCCCGCGCTCGCCGACGCCCTCATCGGGCTCGCCGCCGAGCGCGCCACCGGGCGCCCGTTCGAGCCGGTCGCGCAGGACGACGCCTTCGCCGATGAGGCCCGCACCCGTCAGGTGCGTCGCCTCGTCAAGCGCTGA
- a CDS encoding Mur ligase family protein produces MLRTTAAVVAGKAARAASRLRGGGSALPGLVAEKVDPGFLAHALADVRGGILVVTGTNGKTTTTKMLVAVLRAHGRTVFTNPTGSNFTRGVISSMLGELPLRGRLVADMAVLELDEAHALKFVAAVKPTHALLLNVARDQLDRFAEIDHTAQLLASLAEQTTSGVVLNLDDSFVSRIRDRVAPGVGVHYFGVDASIADRLPELQEQDVRFEDDFVPPTAGPDDGLLKPSDERSFEVLFGDGAPGSGTVGPLELQQRGLAAMINATAATATARMLLGDAFDPDRAASALRAVTPPFGRGEVVDVDGQPLELVLVKNPAGFTVALGTYGTTPVATMVAINDNYADGRDVSWLYDVSFESLRDRGVAVTSGVRGYDMALRLQYDDVAVERVEPDLETALDAFLAAHPSEPKRIFCTYTAMMALRRVLAARYDLPDIGEEAS; encoded by the coding sequence GTGCTGAGGACGACGGCGGCAGTGGTCGCAGGCAAGGCTGCAAGGGCTGCGTCACGCCTGCGCGGCGGTGGCTCCGCCCTCCCGGGCCTGGTGGCCGAGAAGGTGGACCCCGGGTTCCTCGCCCACGCGCTCGCGGACGTCCGCGGCGGGATCCTCGTGGTGACCGGCACCAACGGCAAGACCACGACGACGAAGATGCTCGTCGCCGTGCTCCGGGCGCACGGCCGGACCGTCTTCACCAACCCCACCGGCAGCAACTTCACCCGCGGCGTCATCTCCTCGATGCTCGGCGAGCTGCCGTTGCGCGGCCGGCTGGTGGCCGACATGGCCGTCCTCGAGCTCGACGAGGCGCACGCCCTCAAGTTCGTCGCCGCCGTGAAGCCCACCCACGCCCTGCTGCTCAACGTCGCGCGCGACCAGCTCGACCGGTTCGCAGAGATCGACCACACGGCCCAGCTGCTGGCCAGCCTCGCCGAACAGACCACGAGCGGGGTCGTGCTCAACCTCGACGACTCCTTCGTCTCCCGGATCCGCGACCGCGTCGCCCCCGGAGTCGGCGTCCACTACTTCGGTGTCGACGCTTCCATCGCCGACCGGCTGCCAGAGCTCCAGGAGCAGGACGTCCGGTTCGAGGACGACTTCGTCCCGCCGACCGCCGGCCCCGACGACGGCCTGCTCAAGCCCAGCGACGAACGCTCCTTCGAGGTCCTCTTCGGCGACGGTGCCCCCGGGTCCGGCACGGTCGGCCCGCTCGAGCTCCAGCAGCGCGGACTCGCCGCGATGATCAACGCCACCGCCGCGACGGCCACCGCCCGGATGCTGCTCGGGGACGCCTTCGACCCGGACCGGGCGGCATCGGCTCTGCGCGCGGTGACCCCGCCGTTCGGCCGCGGTGAGGTCGTCGACGTCGACGGCCAGCCGCTCGAGCTCGTCCTGGTCAAGAACCCCGCCGGCTTCACCGTGGCCCTCGGCACCTACGGCACGACACCCGTCGCGACCATGGTCGCCATCAACGACAACTACGCCGACGGCCGCGACGTCTCCTGGCTCTACGACGTCAGCTTCGAGAGCCTGCGCGACCGCGGGGTCGCGGTGACCAGTGGTGTCCGCGGCTACGACATGGCGCTGCGCCTTCAGTACGACGACGTCGCCGTCGAGCGGGTCGAGCCGGACCTGGAGACGGCGCTCGACGCGTTCCTCGCCGCCCACCCGAGCGAGCCCAAGCGGATCTTCTGCACCTACACCGCGATGATGGCGCTGCGCCGGGTGCTCGCCGCCCGCTACGACCTGCCCGACATCGGCGAGGAGGCCTCATGA